The Streptomyces tendae genome has a window encoding:
- a CDS encoding ABC transporter ATP-binding protein, translating to MTTLSIDHVSRWFGNVVAVNDVTMTIGPGVTGLLGPNGAGKSTLINMMGGFLAPSTGTVTLDGEQVWRNEKIYRHIGIVPEREAMYDFLTGREFVLANAELHGLGAKAAQKALATVEMEYAQDRKIATYSKGMRQRVKMASALVHDPSLLLLDEPFNGMDPRQRMQLMDLLRRMGDEGRTVLFSSHILEEVEQLAWHIEVVVAGRHAASGDFRRIRRLMTDRPHRYLVRSSDDRALAAALIADPSTAGIEVDVTEGALRIQAVDFGRFTALLPKVAREHGIRLLTVSPSDESLESVFSYLVAA from the coding sequence GTGACAACCCTCAGCATCGACCACGTCTCCCGCTGGTTCGGCAACGTGGTCGCCGTCAACGACGTCACCATGACCATCGGACCCGGCGTCACCGGCCTGCTCGGCCCCAACGGCGCCGGCAAGTCCACCCTCATCAACATGATGGGCGGCTTCCTCGCCCCCTCCACCGGCACCGTCACCCTCGACGGCGAGCAGGTGTGGCGGAACGAGAAGATCTACCGGCACATCGGCATCGTCCCCGAGCGCGAGGCGATGTACGACTTCCTCACCGGCCGCGAGTTCGTCCTCGCCAACGCCGAGCTGCACGGCCTGGGCGCCAAGGCCGCCCAGAAGGCGCTGGCCACGGTGGAGATGGAGTACGCGCAGGACCGCAAGATCGCCACCTACTCCAAGGGCATGCGGCAGCGCGTGAAGATGGCCTCCGCGCTGGTCCACGACCCCTCACTGCTCCTGCTGGACGAGCCCTTCAACGGCATGGACCCGCGTCAGCGCATGCAGCTGATGGACCTGCTGCGGCGGATGGGCGACGAGGGCCGCACCGTGCTGTTCTCCTCGCACATCCTCGAAGAGGTCGAGCAGCTCGCCTGGCACATCGAGGTCGTCGTCGCCGGCCGGCACGCGGCCAGCGGCGACTTCCGGCGGATCCGCCGCCTGATGACGGACCGCCCGCACCGCTACCTGGTGCGCTCCAGCGACGACCGCGCCCTCGCGGCCGCGCTGATCGCCGACCCGTCCACGGCCGGCATCGAGGTGGACGTCACGGAGGGTGCCCTGCGCATCCAGGCCGTCGACTTCGGCCGCTTCACCGCGCTGCTGCCGAAGGTCGCGAGGGAGCACGGCATCCGCCTGCTCACGGTCTCGCCGTCCGACGAGTCCCTCGAGTCCGTGTTCTCGTACCTGGTCGCGGCGTAG
- a CDS encoding ABC transporter permease, which yields MAAEQSLQAPVTPSGDTRIHNIGYRSYDGPRLGRSYARLSLYSQSLRGAYGLGRSVKSKVLPMLLFVVMCVPAAIMVAVAVATKANDLPLDYTRYAIVMQAVISLYVASQAPQSVSRDLRFKTVPLYFSRPIETADYVRAKYAALASALFVLTAAPLLVLYVGALLAKLDFTDQTKGFAQGLVSVALLSLLFAGIGLVIASVTPRRGFGIAAVIAVLTISYGAVSTLQAIAEVQNSGDGIAWIGLFSPITLIDGVQSAFLGAASAFPGGVGPTDAEGVVYLLFTLGLIAASYGLLVRRYKKVGL from the coding sequence ATGGCGGCTGAGCAGTCCTTGCAGGCACCAGTCACCCCGTCGGGTGACACCCGTATCCACAACATCGGCTACCGCTCCTACGACGGACCGCGCCTCGGCCGCTCGTACGCCAGGCTCTCGCTGTACTCGCAGTCCCTGCGCGGCGCCTACGGCCTCGGCCGCTCGGTGAAGTCCAAGGTGCTGCCGATGCTGCTGTTCGTGGTGATGTGCGTGCCCGCCGCGATCATGGTGGCCGTCGCGGTCGCCACCAAGGCGAACGACCTGCCGCTCGACTACACGCGCTACGCGATCGTCATGCAGGCCGTCATCAGCCTGTACGTCGCCTCGCAGGCACCCCAGTCGGTCTCCCGTGACCTGCGCTTCAAGACGGTGCCGCTGTACTTCTCGCGGCCCATCGAGACCGCCGACTACGTCCGCGCCAAGTACGCCGCGCTGGCCTCCGCCCTGTTCGTCCTGACCGCGGCGCCGCTGCTGGTGCTGTACGTCGGGGCGCTCCTGGCCAAGCTCGACTTCACCGACCAGACCAAGGGATTCGCACAGGGACTGGTGTCCGTGGCCCTGCTCTCACTGCTCTTCGCCGGCATCGGCCTGGTCATCGCGTCGGTCACGCCGCGCCGCGGTTTCGGCATCGCCGCCGTGATCGCCGTCCTGACCATCTCCTACGGCGCGGTCTCCACCCTCCAGGCGATCGCGGAGGTGCAGAACAGCGGCGACGGCATCGCCTGGATCGGCCTGTTCTCGCCGATCACCCTGATCGACGGGGTCCAGTCCGCCTTCCTGGGCGCGGCCTCCGCCTTCCCGGGCGGCGTGGGCCCGACCGACGCCGAGGGCGTGGTCTACCTCCTGTTCACCCTCGGCCTGATCGCCGCCAGCTACGGCCTCCTGGTGCGCCGCTACAAGAAGGTGGGGCTGTGA
- a CDS encoding ABC transporter ATP-binding protein has translation MIATESLSKRFPRVTALDRLSVDVGPGVTGLVGANGAGKSTLIKILLGLSPATEGRAAVLGLDVATEGAAIRERVGYMPEHDCLPPDVSATEFVVHMARMSGLPPTAARERTADTLRHVGLYEERYRPIGGYSTGMKQRVKLAQALVHDPQLVFLDEPTNGLDPVGRDEMLGLIRRIHTDFGISVLVTSHLLGELERTCDHVVVVDGGKLLRSSSTRDFTQTTTTLAIEVTDTDEHPDGTRAVREALHARGVTAQDGGGLPGAGHILLLTAQGEDTYDLVRDVIADLGLGLVRMEQRRHQIAEVFTNDADDAQRKEAVGHGG, from the coding sequence GTGATCGCGACCGAAAGCCTGAGCAAGCGGTTCCCCCGGGTGACCGCTCTTGACCGGCTCTCCGTGGACGTCGGGCCCGGTGTGACCGGACTCGTCGGAGCCAATGGAGCCGGCAAGTCCACGTTGATCAAGATCCTGCTGGGTCTGTCCCCCGCCACGGAGGGCCGCGCCGCAGTGCTCGGCCTCGACGTCGCCACCGAGGGAGCCGCCATCCGGGAACGGGTCGGCTACATGCCGGAGCACGACTGCCTGCCACCGGACGTCTCGGCCACCGAGTTCGTCGTCCACATGGCGCGCATGTCCGGCCTGCCGCCCACCGCCGCGCGCGAACGCACCGCGGACACCCTGCGCCACGTCGGCCTGTACGAGGAGCGCTACCGCCCCATCGGCGGCTACTCCACCGGCATGAAGCAGCGGGTGAAGCTCGCGCAGGCCCTGGTGCACGACCCGCAGCTGGTCTTCCTGGACGAGCCCACCAACGGCCTCGACCCGGTCGGCCGCGACGAGATGCTCGGCCTGATCCGCCGCATCCACACGGACTTCGGCATCTCGGTCCTGGTCACCTCCCACCTGCTGGGCGAACTCGAACGCACCTGCGACCACGTCGTCGTCGTGGACGGCGGCAAGCTGCTGCGCTCCAGCTCCACCCGGGACTTCACCCAGACCACCACGACCCTCGCGATCGAGGTCACCGACACCGACGAGCACCCCGACGGCACCCGCGCGGTACGCGAGGCGCTCCACGCGCGCGGAGTGACCGCCCAGGACGGCGGCGGACTGCCGGGCGCCGGGCACATCCTGCTGCTCACCGCGCAGGGCGAGGACACCTACGACCTGGTCCGGGACGTGATCGCGGACCTGGGCCTCGGCCTGGTGCGCATGGAACAGCGGCGGCACCAGATCGCCGAGGTCTTCACGAACGACGCGGACGACGCGCAGCGGAAGGAGGCGGTCGGCCATGGCGGCTGA
- a CDS encoding SDR family oxidoreductase has product MTGIEGARERRVLTGGVELCVAELGDPGRPTVVLVHGYPDSKEVWSRVAPRLAERFHVVAYDVRGHGCSTAPRPLRGGFTLEKLTDDFLAVADAVSPDAPVHLVGHDWGSVQAWEFVTVARAQGRIASFTSVSGPSLDHFGHWIRRRLARPTPRRAVQLLGQGARSWYVYALHTPVLPELAWRGPLGRRWPRLLRRMERVPGDDYPTSSLPSDAAHGAWLYRDNVRPRLRDPRPDAYAHAPVQLVTPLADRFLSERLHDGLEEWAPRLTRRTLPSGHWVPRSRPDQLVTWITDFVTSVEGGRPDAAPRGRYADRFAGRLVLVTGAGSGIGRATALAFAEAGARVVAVDRDTGAAVRTAEEARVRGAAAAWAETADVSDERAVEKLAERVTAEHGVVDVLVNNAGVGLGGSFFDTTTEDWKRVLDVNLWGVIHGCLYFGRRMAERGQGGHIVNVASAAAFQPSRALPAYGASKAAVLMLSESLRAELAGRRIGVTAVCPGFVNTAITSTARFAGTDAEEERRRRRRTARLYGLRNYPPEKVAAAILRAVVRDEAVVPVTPEARTAYALARWMPGALRRVARVKPPM; this is encoded by the coding sequence GTGACGGGAATCGAGGGTGCGCGGGAGCGCCGGGTGCTCACCGGCGGGGTCGAGCTGTGCGTGGCCGAGCTGGGTGATCCCGGCCGCCCCACGGTCGTCCTGGTGCACGGCTACCCGGACAGCAAGGAGGTGTGGTCGCGGGTCGCGCCGCGTCTGGCCGAGCGGTTCCACGTGGTGGCCTACGACGTCCGGGGGCACGGCTGTTCCACGGCGCCGCGTCCGCTGCGTGGCGGTTTCACGCTGGAGAAGCTGACCGATGACTTCCTGGCCGTGGCGGACGCGGTCAGCCCGGACGCCCCGGTGCACCTGGTGGGGCACGACTGGGGGTCGGTGCAGGCCTGGGAGTTCGTCACCGTGGCCCGTGCACAGGGGCGGATCGCGTCCTTCACCTCGGTCTCGGGTCCCTCGCTCGACCACTTCGGGCACTGGATCAGGCGCAGGCTGGCGCGGCCGACCCCGCGCCGGGCCGTCCAGCTGCTGGGCCAGGGGGCCCGGTCCTGGTACGTCTACGCCCTGCACACGCCGGTGCTCCCCGAGTTGGCCTGGCGCGGCCCGCTCGGCCGGCGCTGGCCGCGGCTGCTGCGGCGCATGGAGCGGGTGCCGGGCGACGACTACCCCACCTCCTCCCTGCCGTCGGACGCCGCGCACGGCGCCTGGCTCTACCGGGACAACGTGCGGCCGAGGCTGCGCGACCCGCGTCCCGACGCCTACGCGCACGCGCCCGTGCAGCTTGTCACGCCGCTCGCGGACCGGTTCCTCTCCGAGCGGCTCCACGACGGCCTGGAGGAGTGGGCGCCCCGGCTGACCCGGCGCACGCTGCCGTCCGGCCACTGGGTGCCGCGCAGCCGGCCCGACCAGCTGGTCACCTGGATCACCGACTTCGTGACGTCCGTCGAGGGCGGGCGGCCGGATGCGGCTCCCCGAGGCCGGTACGCCGACCGGTTCGCCGGGCGGCTGGTGCTGGTCACGGGCGCCGGGAGCGGCATCGGGCGGGCCACCGCGCTCGCTTTCGCCGAGGCGGGCGCGCGCGTGGTGGCGGTCGACCGGGACACCGGCGCCGCGGTCCGCACCGCCGAGGAGGCCCGCGTGCGCGGCGCCGCGGCGGCCTGGGCGGAGACGGCGGACGTGTCCGACGAGCGGGCCGTGGAGAAGCTCGCCGAGCGGGTCACCGCCGAGCACGGGGTGGTGGACGTGCTGGTGAACAACGCGGGCGTCGGGCTGGGCGGCTCCTTCTTCGACACCACGACGGAGGACTGGAAGCGGGTCCTCGACGTCAACCTGTGGGGCGTGATCCACGGCTGCCTGTACTTCGGCAGGCGGATGGCCGAGCGGGGGCAGGGCGGTCACATCGTCAACGTCGCCTCCGCGGCCGCGTTCCAGCCGTCCCGGGCACTGCCCGCCTACGGGGCGTCCAAGGCGGCGGTGCTGATGCTCAGCGAGTCCCTGCGCGCGGAGCTGGCCGGGCGGCGGATCGGCGTGACGGCGGTCTGCCCGGGGTTCGTCAACACGGCGATCACCTCCACCGCGCGCTTCGCGGGGACGGACGCCGAGGAGGAGCGGCGCAGGCGGCGGAGGACGGCGCGGCTGTACGGGCTGCGCAACTACCCGCCCGAGAAGGTCGCCGCCGCGATCCTGCGGGCGGTGGTGCGCGACGAGGCCGTCGTACCGGTGACCCCGGAGGCGCGGACCGCGTACGCCCTGGCGCGGTGGATGCCGGGGGCGCTGCGGCGGGTCGCGCGGGTGAAGCCGCCCATGTGA
- a CDS encoding RNA 2'-phosphotransferase, with protein sequence MNERRTVQVSKYIARHLRHQPGRIGLTPDAAGWVEIDSLLAAASAHGFPFSREELDHVVAANDKRRFAVEGTRIRASQGHSIAVDLQLPPAVPPAWLYHGTVARNLEAIRAEGLRPMNRHAVHLSADRETATRVGARRGRPVVLTVDAGAMHRDGHVFQVSANGVWLTEAVPSRYLRLPEGR encoded by the coding sequence ATGAACGAAAGACGCACCGTTCAGGTGTCGAAGTACATCGCCAGGCATCTGCGCCACCAGCCGGGGCGGATCGGGCTGACACCCGACGCGGCCGGCTGGGTCGAGATCGACAGCCTGCTCGCCGCGGCCTCCGCGCACGGCTTCCCGTTCTCGCGGGAGGAGCTGGACCATGTCGTCGCCGCCAACGACAAGCGGCGCTTCGCCGTCGAAGGCACCCGGATCCGCGCCAGTCAGGGGCACAGCATCGCCGTGGACCTCCAGCTGCCGCCGGCCGTTCCGCCCGCGTGGCTCTACCACGGCACCGTCGCCCGGAACCTGGAGGCGATCCGCGCCGAGGGACTGCGGCCCATGAACCGGCACGCGGTGCACCTTTCCGCCGACCGGGAGACGGCGACCCGCGTCGGCGCCCGAAGGGGTCGGCCGGTGGTGCTGACGGTCGACGCGGGCGCCATGCACCGCGACGGTCATGTCTTCCAGGTCAGCGCCAACGGCGTCTGGCTGACGGAGGCCGTGCCGAGCCGCTATCTGCGCCTCCCCGAGGGCCGGTAG
- a CDS encoding LLM class flavin-dependent oxidoreductase, giving the protein MSLRLSTVILPYRRWHEGTRSTWVRAEELGFHAGYTYDHLSWRSFRDGPWFGAVPTLTAAAGVTERMRLGTLVTSPNFRHPVTLAKELISLDDISGGRVTLGIGAGGTGFDATALGQEPWTPRERADRFGEFVPLLDRLLTEDAVSYEGDFYAAHEARNIPGCVQRPRLPFAVAATGPRGLRLAALYGQAWVTTGDPRLYEEGTPEQSVQAIRGQAEKLADACAETGRDVTGLDKILLTGFTPDRGRPLESLDAFVDFAGRHVELGINEIVLHWPIPDSDFAADQKVFERIAMEAPAQLR; this is encoded by the coding sequence ATGAGCCTGCGTCTGAGCACCGTGATCCTCCCGTACCGCCGCTGGCACGAGGGCACCCGTTCCACCTGGGTCCGGGCCGAGGAGCTGGGCTTCCACGCGGGGTACACGTACGACCACCTGTCCTGGCGCAGCTTCCGCGACGGGCCGTGGTTCGGCGCCGTCCCGACCCTCACCGCCGCCGCCGGCGTCACCGAGCGCATGCGCCTGGGAACGCTGGTCACCTCGCCCAACTTCCGGCACCCGGTCACCCTCGCCAAGGAGCTCATCTCCCTGGACGACATCTCAGGCGGCCGCGTCACCCTCGGCATCGGTGCGGGCGGTACCGGTTTCGACGCCACCGCCCTGGGCCAGGAGCCGTGGACCCCGCGCGAGCGCGCCGACCGCTTCGGCGAGTTCGTCCCCCTGCTCGACCGGCTGCTCACCGAGGACGCCGTGTCGTACGAGGGCGACTTCTACGCGGCGCACGAGGCACGCAACATCCCCGGCTGCGTCCAGCGCCCCCGGCTGCCGTTCGCGGTGGCGGCCACCGGGCCGCGCGGACTGCGGCTCGCGGCCCTCTACGGGCAGGCGTGGGTGACGACGGGCGACCCGAGGCTGTACGAGGAGGGCACGCCCGAGCAGTCGGTTCAGGCCATTCGCGGACAGGCGGAGAAACTCGCCGACGCCTGCGCCGAGACCGGCCGCGACGTCACCGGGCTGGACAAGATCCTGCTCACCGGCTTCACGCCGGACCGAGGGCGTCCACTGGAGTCCTTGGACGCCTTCGTGGACTTCGCGGGCCGCCACGTCGAGCTGGGCATCAACGAGATCGTGCTCCACTGGCCCATCCCGGACTCCGACTTCGCCGCGGACCAGAAGGTCTTCGAACGCATCGCCATGGAAGCTCCGGCGCAGCTGCGGTGA
- a CDS encoding HAD hydrolase family protein yields the protein MRDNGRVTSAIREPESLAATTPPRLIATDLDGTLLRDDKSVSPRTVAALAAAEEAGVEVFFVTGRPARWMDVVSDHVHGHGLAICGNGAAVVDLHGGPGAHRFVKVRELPRGNALDAVRLLRDAAPGTVYAVEQTFGFHQEPAYPKLHMEVPDNLAPAEELLGPDAPAAGEPVLKILAYHPELDPDAFLTLARLAIGERATVTRSSPSALLEISGPGVSKASTLALCCAERGISHEEVVAFGDMPNDVEMLTWAGRSYAMGNAHPDVLAAASGRTVANNDDGVAVVIEQLLNERR from the coding sequence ATGCGGGACAATGGCCGGGTGACCTCAGCGATCCGAGAGCCCGAGTCCCTGGCCGCCACCACCCCACCGCGGCTCATCGCCACCGACCTCGACGGCACCTTGCTGCGCGACGACAAGTCGGTGTCCCCGCGGACCGTCGCCGCGCTGGCGGCCGCCGAGGAGGCGGGCGTCGAGGTCTTCTTCGTGACCGGCCGCCCCGCCCGCTGGATGGACGTGGTCAGCGACCATGTGCACGGACACGGTCTCGCCATCTGCGGCAACGGCGCGGCCGTCGTCGACCTGCACGGCGGCCCCGGCGCGCACCGCTTCGTCAAGGTGCGCGAGCTGCCCCGCGGCAACGCGCTGGACGCGGTGCGCCTGCTGCGTGATGCCGCCCCGGGCACGGTGTACGCCGTCGAGCAGACCTTCGGCTTCCACCAGGAGCCGGCGTACCCGAAGCTGCACATGGAGGTCCCGGACAACCTGGCGCCCGCCGAGGAGCTGCTGGGCCCGGATGCCCCCGCCGCCGGCGAACCGGTGCTCAAGATCCTCGCCTACCACCCCGAGCTCGACCCCGACGCGTTTCTCACGCTGGCCCGGCTCGCCATCGGCGAGCGCGCCACCGTCACCCGCTCCAGCCCCAGCGCCCTGTTGGAGATCAGCGGCCCCGGCGTCTCCAAGGCCAGCACCCTCGCGCTGTGCTGCGCCGAACGCGGCATCTCGCACGAGGAGGTCGTCGCCTTCGGGGACATGCCGAACGACGTCGAGATGCTGACCTGGGCGGGCCGCTCCTACGCGATGGGCAACGCCCACCCGGACGTGCTCGCCGCCGCCTCGGGACGCACCGTCGCCAACAACGACGACGGCGTGGCCGTGGTGATCGAGCAGCTGCTGAACGAGCGGAGGTAG
- a CDS encoding M23 family metallopeptidase, whose translation MRLTRRRPLLVAVLFCALAVLAARPADGDHAPGHGSSSVSGEVARLYEEAAKATEQYEAGREEAEKQRARAQELEERLDGERRETAALHEDLGRIARSQYRDGGGLPLTAHMLLADDPDQMMRGQRVVQQAETTLDQALERSRKAEAELARDEAEAAAAWKKLEERNEELATLKQDIEQKLETARWRLQGEADASVAAGACRGAVRLDQPPTGFTTRWVAPVETYELSASYGSGGARWAKRHTGQDFAVPIGTPVRAVGDGRVVKVSCGGAFGIEIVVEHAGGYYTQYAHLAAVAVDQGDRVSPGQWIGQSGTSGNSTGPHLHFEVRVTPEMGSAVDPVQWLSGRGVPL comes from the coding sequence ATGCGTCTCACCCGCCGCCGTCCGCTGCTCGTCGCCGTGCTGTTCTGCGCGCTCGCCGTGCTCGCGGCCCGGCCCGCCGACGGTGACCACGCACCCGGACACGGATCCTCCTCCGTCAGCGGCGAGGTGGCGCGGCTGTACGAAGAGGCGGCGAAGGCCACCGAACAGTACGAGGCCGGACGGGAGGAGGCCGAGAAGCAGCGCGCCAGGGCGCAGGAACTGGAGGAGCGGCTCGACGGTGAACGACGGGAGACGGCAGCACTCCACGAGGACCTGGGCCGGATCGCCCGCTCCCAGTACCGGGACGGCGGCGGGCTGCCGCTCACCGCGCACATGCTCCTCGCGGACGACCCCGACCAGATGATGCGCGGTCAGCGCGTCGTCCAGCAGGCGGAGACGACGCTGGACCAGGCGCTCGAACGCAGCCGGAAGGCCGAGGCCGAACTGGCACGGGACGAGGCGGAGGCCGCGGCGGCGTGGAAGAAGCTGGAGGAACGCAACGAGGAACTCGCCACCTTGAAGCAGGACATCGAGCAGAAGCTGGAGACGGCGCGGTGGCGGCTCCAGGGTGAGGCGGACGCCTCCGTGGCGGCGGGCGCCTGCCGCGGCGCCGTCCGGCTCGACCAGCCGCCGACAGGGTTCACCACCCGGTGGGTGGCTCCGGTGGAGACCTACGAGCTGTCCGCCTCCTACGGCAGCGGCGGCGCGCGCTGGGCGAAGCGGCACACCGGGCAGGACTTCGCGGTGCCGATCGGGACGCCGGTGCGCGCCGTGGGCGACGGCAGGGTGGTGAAGGTGTCCTGCGGCGGCGCCTTCGGCATCGAGATCGTGGTCGAGCACGCGGGCGGCTACTACACCCAGTACGCGCATCTGGCCGCCGTCGCCGTGGACCAGGGGGACCGGGTGTCACCCGGGCAGTGGATCGGCCAGTCCGGCACCAGCGGCAACTCCACGGGCCCGCACCTGCACTTCGAGGTGCGGGTCACTCCGGAGATGGGGTCCGCCGTGGACCCCGTGCAGTGGCTGTCGGGGCGCGGGGTGCCCCTCTGA